The genomic interval TTGTTTCAGCTCAGGGAGAAGCTAAATTCTGGCTGAAGCCTGAGCTGGAACTGGCCACCAATTACCGCTTTTCCAGAAAAGAACTCAAAGAAATTGAATCAATAATTGAGGAGAACTATCATGAGCTTACCAGCGCATGGATTAAACACTTCCACAATTGAGGTCACTCATGTATCCAGCCATGGAATCTGGATTCTG from Desulfonatronovibrio magnus carries:
- a CDS encoding DUF4160 domain-containing protein, giving the protein MTPTVFRKHGYRFFFFSREETRMHVHVVSAQGEAKFWLKPELELATNYRFSRKELKEIESIIEENYHELTSAWIKHFHN